One window of the Carnobacterium maltaromaticum DSM 20342 genome contains the following:
- a CDS encoding LCP family protein, whose protein sequence is MKKTNKIIVIIGVLIVGVLGGMGAFAYKMYSDVTNVTDKIHNEVSTEKKREEKVKVSREDPFSIALLGIDTGDFGRVDQGRSDSVTVLTVNPKTKQTKILSVPRDTYTEISGFNKKDKIAHAYAFGGIETALNTLQNLLDIPIDYYISIDMGAAEKIIDAIGGVDVNSPLAFELDGIAFKKGPAHLNGEEALAYTRMRYDDPKGDYGRQARQREVLENIIKEGATLSSLMKYKDVLTVIEDNMKTNLSIDEMFEIQKNYRSAADTIEQVQLVGEGEMLNEVSYEMIPQDEIERVSTILKNELDI, encoded by the coding sequence ATGAAGAAGACAAATAAAATTATTGTGATTATCGGAGTTTTAATCGTGGGAGTACTTGGTGGGATGGGCGCATTTGCTTATAAAATGTATAGTGATGTGACAAATGTAACGGATAAAATTCATAATGAGGTCTCAACAGAAAAAAAACGCGAAGAAAAAGTTAAAGTTAGCCGAGAAGATCCCTTTTCGATTGCCTTATTAGGGATTGATACAGGCGATTTTGGACGAGTTGACCAAGGTCGTTCGGATTCTGTGACTGTTTTAACTGTAAATCCTAAAACAAAACAAACCAAAATTTTAAGTGTCCCTCGTGATACGTATACGGAAATCAGTGGCTTTAATAAAAAAGACAAAATTGCCCATGCTTATGCTTTTGGAGGAATTGAAACAGCCTTAAATACGCTGCAAAATTTATTAGACATTCCGATTGATTACTATATTAGTATTGATATGGGAGCTGCCGAAAAAATTATTGATGCAATAGGAGGCGTTGACGTGAACTCGCCGTTAGCCTTTGAATTAGACGGCATCGCCTTTAAAAAAGGCCCAGCACATTTAAATGGAGAAGAAGCCCTAGCCTATACAAGAATGCGCTATGATGATCCTAAGGGGGATTATGGCCGACAAGCACGTCAAAGAGAAGTATTAGAAAATATCATTAAAGAGGGTGCGACCCTTTCAAGTTTAATGAAATATAAAGACGTATTAACGGTTATTGAAGACAACATGAAAACAAATCTCTCCATTGATGAGATGTTTGAGATTCAAAAAAACTATCGTTCCGCAGCTGATACAATTGAGCAAGTCCAATTGGTGGGTGAAGGTGAGATGTTAAATGAGGTTTCATACGAAATGATTCCCCAAGATGAAATTGAACGTGTATCGACAATTCTTAAAAATGAACTGGATATTTAA
- the abc-f gene encoding ribosomal protection-like ABC-F family protein, translated as MILLQTQQVARHFGADVLFENIQLEIQDTSRIALVGRNGAGKTTLLKMIVGLEDPDAGKIAKGKAVTVGYLAQHTGLDSDKTIWDEMLTVFEPVLQMEKRMHLLEEKLGEPELLANSEAYQKVLDDYDQLQHDFSSANGFGFEAEIRSVLHGFRFFEQDYTKSITQLSGGQKTRLALARLLLEKRDLLVLDEPTNHLDIATLNWLEDYLQTYKGALLIVSHDRYFLDKVVNEVYELSRQKMTHYKGNYTKYLDQKAANLEREWKEFEKQQTEIAKLEDFVARNLVRATTTKRAQSRRKQLEKMDRLDKPKGDEKSARFKFQPAKESGNVVLTVNDAAVGYDNKIISAPIQLDIRKLDAVALVGPNGIGKSTLLKSLVDDIPLIQGEKRFGANVEVGYYDQEQANLNSTKTVLAELWDAHPLTPEKDIRSILGSFLFSGEDVEKSVTSLSGGEKARLALAKLSMEKDNFLILDEPTNHLDIDSKEVLEDALIEFPGTLLFVSHDRYFINRIATTVVELSETGSKLYLGDYDYYLEKKAEEEELRLLAEEEQLKNISQVAPTELNAGTKKHYQIGKEEQKLIRQLTRRIEALETEMAELESTIQDLENQLTLPEVFGNHVKVQEINQILQELKVKNETSMNEWEEQSLALEKLGDV; from the coding sequence ATGATTTTATTACAAACTCAACAAGTAGCACGTCATTTTGGTGCTGACGTGCTCTTTGAAAATATTCAATTAGAAATTCAAGATACTTCGCGAATTGCTTTAGTTGGTCGAAACGGTGCGGGGAAAACAACTTTATTAAAAATGATTGTCGGACTTGAAGATCCAGATGCTGGTAAGATTGCTAAAGGCAAAGCTGTGACTGTTGGTTATTTAGCGCAACATACTGGTTTAGATTCTGATAAAACTATTTGGGACGAAATGCTGACTGTTTTTGAACCTGTGCTCCAAATGGAAAAACGCATGCATCTATTAGAAGAAAAATTAGGTGAACCTGAGTTACTAGCGAATTCTGAAGCCTACCAAAAAGTCTTAGATGATTATGATCAATTGCAACATGATTTTAGTTCAGCCAATGGATTTGGTTTTGAAGCTGAAATTCGCTCTGTTTTACATGGTTTTCGTTTTTTTGAACAGGATTACACAAAAAGTATTACACAACTTTCTGGTGGTCAAAAAACGCGTCTGGCATTAGCTCGATTGTTATTGGAAAAAAGAGATTTACTAGTCTTGGATGAACCGACGAACCATTTAGATATTGCCACTTTAAATTGGCTAGAAGATTATTTGCAAACTTATAAAGGTGCACTATTGATTGTGTCTCATGATCGCTATTTTTTAGACAAAGTTGTGAATGAAGTCTATGAACTTAGTCGACAAAAAATGACTCACTATAAAGGCAATTATACAAAATATTTAGATCAAAAAGCTGCAAATTTAGAACGAGAATGGAAAGAGTTTGAAAAACAACAAACTGAAATTGCGAAATTAGAAGATTTTGTCGCCCGAAATTTAGTCCGAGCAACGACAACAAAACGGGCTCAAAGTCGGCGTAAGCAATTAGAAAAGATGGACCGTTTAGATAAGCCTAAAGGGGATGAAAAGTCAGCTCGCTTCAAATTTCAACCAGCTAAGGAAAGCGGAAATGTTGTTTTAACGGTTAATGATGCAGCTGTTGGATATGACAATAAAATTATTTCAGCACCGATTCAATTAGATATTCGTAAACTAGACGCAGTCGCTTTAGTGGGTCCCAATGGGATTGGGAAATCAACTTTGCTTAAATCTTTAGTAGATGATATTCCGTTAATTCAAGGCGAAAAACGCTTTGGGGCCAATGTTGAAGTGGGCTATTATGACCAAGAACAAGCAAATTTAAACTCGACTAAAACTGTTTTAGCTGAACTATGGGATGCTCATCCCTTAACTCCAGAAAAAGATATTCGCAGCATTTTAGGTAGCTTCTTATTTTCTGGTGAAGATGTTGAAAAATCAGTAACTAGTTTAAGTGGTGGTGAAAAAGCTCGTCTAGCATTGGCTAAGCTTTCAATGGAGAAAGATAATTTTCTGATTTTAGATGAGCCTACAAACCATTTAGACATTGATAGTAAAGAAGTTTTAGAGGATGCTTTAATTGAGTTTCCTGGGACGCTACTATTTGTTTCCCATGATCGCTATTTTATCAACCGAATTGCGACGACTGTTGTAGAGTTATCGGAAACTGGAAGTAAACTTTATTTAGGTGATTATGATTATTATTTAGAGAAGAAGGCTGAGGAAGAAGAATTACGTCTTTTGGCAGAAGAGGAACAATTGAAAAACATCTCTCAAGTAGCGCCTACTGAACTAAATGCTGGAACAAAAAAACATTATCAAATTGGCAAAGAAGAACAAAAGTTGATTCGTCAATTAACGAGACGAATTGAAGCCTTAGAAACTGAAATGGCTGAGTTAGAATCGACTATTCAAGACTTAGAGAATCAATTAACCTTACCTGAAGTATTTGGAAATCATGTTAAAGTTCAAGAAATTAATCAGATTTTACAAGAATTGAAAGTAAAAAATGAAACATCTATGAATGAGTGGGAAGAACAGAGCTTAGCTTTAGAAAAACTTGGCGATGTTTAA